The nucleotide window TCGAGTACACCACGGAAGTCGAAATCAACTGGGTGTCGCTGGCCCAGGGCGCAAATGAAGCGTTCGACCGGGGTGGACAAAGTGGGCTGGAGAAATGGCGCAACGATCAGCGGCAGGACGGCATCGACGCCACGCTTTACGAAAACGGCAACGCCCTGGTGCCCATGCGGCTCCCTCCGACGGTTCGCGCGTCGCTGCCGGAGTGGCTGGCGTCGGGACACGAGCTGGTGACGCAGCCGTACCCGCGTTTGTATCTCGCCGTGCAGAACGTGACGGGTGCCGACGGCAAGCCGCGCCAACTGGTCGCTCTGAGCCGTACGCATGTGCGCCTTGCACCCCAGGCGCGTCAGCAGATTTTCCTGGCCATCCAGTTCGGTCTTTCACTGGTGATGATCGGCTTCGTCGGATGGTGGGTGGCGCGAAGCGTCGCGCGTCCCGTCGAGGCGCTTCGCGACGCGGCACGTCGAATCACCGCGGGCGAGTTGTCGGCGCGCGTGGGGCCGCGTGGGCAAAAGGGTCCGGGCGAGCTGTCCGCGCTTTCCGGCGATTTCGATGCGATGGCCGAGCGGATTGAGGCCCTGGTCGCGCACGACCGCGCCGTGCTTCAGGACCTGTCGCATGAACTGCGTTCGCCGCTCGCGCGTTTGCAGTTGATTCTCGATCTGGCGCAGCGAAGCCGGGGTGACGTGTCGGCGCCGTATTTCCTGCAGGCGGAACAGGAGATCGAACGGATCGACCGCATGACGGGCGAGATGCTCGCGCTTTCGCGCCTTGAGGCCGGCATTCCGGGGCTCGAGCGCGACAAGGTGTTGCTTGCCGACGTGGTACGGGAGTGCGTTGAACGCGCGGAACTTGATGCCAGCGCGCATCAGGTGCAGGTGAAGATCGATCTGGACGAAAGCGTGCAAGTGTTCGGCAATGTGCCCTTGCTTGAGCGCGCCGTGGGCAACCTGCTGGCCAATGCGATCAAGTTCAGCCCGAAGCAGGGCGTAGTGGACGTCATCGTGCGGAAGGCTGGCGGACGCGCCGAGGTAAGTGTCAAGGATCAGGGGCCAGGTGTTCCCGAGGGCGAGCTTGAGCAGTTGTTCCGCCCCTTCTTTCGCGGCAGCAATGCCGCGCGCGCGGAAGGCCATGGTCTCGGGCTGGCCATCGTGCGCCGTGTCGCGCAGGTCCACGACGGGGACATCATCGCCAGCAATATGGCCGATAGTGGTTTGGCGGTTCGCCTGAATCTACCGCTGGCGTGACGACCGGATTCGGGCGTTCTGCGGATGCTCGCGGGGCGGTGTTATGACGGTGCGCAGGCGCGGGGCCGTTGCCATTCCTCCCCGGGCTCTCCTTTGCCACACTAGTCTCCTTTCGCACGCGGACCGATCATGCGCTCTACCGCCCTTGCCGCCGTAGGCCTGGCCCTGTGCTCGGCCTTGTTCTTCACCTTCACCTACGTACTCAACCGCAGCTTCGTTGCGGGTGGCGGACACTGGGCATGGGCGGGCGTCCTGCGTTACCTGATGACGCTGCCGCTGCTGGCGATCGTGCTTCCGTTTCAGGGCGGATTGGGCGACTTGCCGCGGGAGTTGCGGACGTTCCCTCGCCAGTGGCTGGTGTGGAGTAGCGTGGGCTTTGTGCTGTTCGGCGTGCCGTTGACCTGGGCCGCAGGCAGTGGTCCGTCGTGGCTGATCGCGGGCAGCTTCCAGACGACGGTGCTGGCAGGACCGCTGATGGCACCGCTGATCTATCGCGACGAGCGCGCGCATCTGGCCTGGCGAAGTCTCGCCATCGGCGGGCTGATCGTTGCCGGCGTGTTCGCCCTTCAATGGGGGCATGCAGGCGGCCATCTGTCCGTCGGTGACTGGCTGGCTGTGTCGGCGGTGGTGGTGTCGGCCTTCGCATACCCGCTGGGCAATCGCATGCTGCTCCTTCATCTGGAGAAAACCGGCACGACGCTGACCGCGCTGCAGCGCGTCTTCGGTATGACACTGTGTAGCTGGCCTCTTTGGCTGGTACTCGCGGGTGTTACCTGGTGGTGCGTGGGTCCGCCCGGATGGAGGGAGGTGATGCTCGCGGGCGGTGTTGCATTGTCGTCAGGCGTCATTGCGACGGTTCTGTTCTTTCGTGCCACCGACATGGTTCGCAGCGAACCGACGTCGCTTGCGGCCGTGGAGGCCATGCAGGCCGCTGAACTGCTTTTTGCGACGCTCATGGGTGTTGTGCTGCTCGGCGAATCGCGTCCCCATGGATTTGCGGCCATCGGCGCCGTGCTGATCGTCGTAGGCATTGCCTTGTTCGGATGGATGAGCGGTCGCTCGGCAGCGGGGCACGCCAGGGAAGTGCGTGCCATGCGAACGGATCGTGGTGCCTGATCGACATATGGAGCATTTCGATTGTCGTGTTTTCGAAAGTGCCGCGTGACAACGGAGCATCCTGATTGATGCTGAGGCGCCTTCAACGTATCGCATGAGCGTTATGTTGCGCGGCAAACATCGCGCGTCATGGGTTCCTTTCATTTGCCCGTGACCTGAAAGGCGCGTGGCGCATCGGCCCATTTGGCATCACTATCGGAACTTGCCTGACGCGGCGCTTACGCGGTAAACACTGCATCTTTGGTTCCGAGGGAGTGTCGCATCGATGCTTGTGCAGCGCAGTGCGTGGGTGATGATGGGGGTGCTGCTCGCGGCGCCGATGGTGCTGTCCGCGCAGACGGATGGCGTACACCTGCGCTGGGATGCACAAGCGTTTGGTAATCATCGGTATCTGGTGAAGGTGTCGGCAGCCGAGCGTGCCGTTGCAGTCACCTTGCCATGGCGCCGTCGCGATGTGCATCCGGAGCAGGTGGCCGTCATCGTTACCGGCCCCGATGGCAAGGTCGTGGGCAACGTGTTGCGCGGCGTTATCGATCAGGCCCAGGGCCAGCTCGTTTTCGAGGCAAGTCAGCCCGGCACCTACGCGATCTACTACCAGCCCTACGTGAGCAATGGCCGCAGCAACTACCCCACGGTGACCTACGCCAAGCCCGCCGAAACGGCGGACGCGGGCTGGGCCCGCAAGGTCGGCAAGCGCTGGGACAAGCTGCCGAAGGCCGAGGTGCTGCGTTACGAGGCCGTGGATGATTTTGATGCCTACACGCTGATGGAGCGCACCGCGACGCCTCAGGAGCTTCAGGCGCTGCTGGCGAAGCACGCGAACCAGGCCATGCTGCTGTTTCCCGAGACACGCGATAACTCAGTGCGCATGTTCGACGCGATTCCGGAGCGGTGGGCGCAGCGCGGTGCCGGCGGCGCATTCAGCGATACAGCCCTGCGCGGCGAGTATCTGAGCTTCCAGGTCGGCGTGTGGGCGCCCGAGCGGGCGCTTTCGAACGTCACGGCGACGTTCACGGCGCTTAAGGGGCCTTCGGATGCTGAGATTCCCGCGCAGGCTCTGACAAGTTTCAACCTCGGTGGCGTGGATTTCACGGGCAAGCCGTTCACCACGCGCGTGGATGTTGCGAAGGGGCGCGTGCAGCCCTTGTGGATGGGTGTCGATGTTCCGGCGGATGCTCATCCGGGTGTCTACCGCGGCGAAGTCACCATCGCCGCAGAAGGTGTCCCGGCCCAGGTCGTGCCGATCAGCGTTACCGTCGGCGATGGTCAGGCCGTGGCTCACGGCGATGACGATCCTTTCAAGCTCACGCGCTTGCGCTGGCTGAACTCGACGCTTGCCCAGGATGACACTCTGGTCAAGCCATTCACGGCAATCACCGCCGACAAGGGCACGCTGGGCATCCTGGGGCGCCAGATCACCCTCGGAGCCAATGGCCTTCCCGCGCAGATGGCAACGCGCTTCGACGAGCGCATGACCGGCTTCAACAAACAATGGCAGCCGATGCTTGCATCGCCCATGGCCATCGTCGTGCAGGACGCGTCGGGCAAGCACGCCCTGAACGCCTCGACGGGTGCGCTGCCGAAGGTGGTACAGGACGGGCCGGGCAAGGTGCACTGGCAGAGCGAAGGTCAGGCTGGCGCGCTGCGCAGTGAGCTGACAGGCACCCTCGAAGCGGATGGCACGCTCACGCTCGCCGTGACGCTGACGGCAACGCAAGCGGCGACGCTGGATGATATTCGCCTGGAGCTTCGTCCGCGCAATGACATCGCGCGTTACCAGCTCGGCCTTGGGCGCCAGGGCGAACTGGCCCCGGCGAGCTATGACTGGAAGTGGGACGTACAGAAGAACCAGGATGGTGCGTGGATCGGCACGGTCAACGCTGGCCTCGAGTTCCATCTGCGCGACGAAAACTACCAGCGACCGCTCAATACCAACTTCTATCACCAGCAACCGCTGCGCATGCCGACGTCATGGAGCAATGGTGGCCAGGGGGGCATCCGCCTGCGTGCGGGGCAGGGCAGCTATGCCATCGACGCCTTCAGTGGCGCGCGTAGCATGAAGGCGGGCGAGTCGCTGCATTACGACATCGTCATGCGCGTCACGCCGTTCAAGACCATCGATCCGTCGAAGCACTTCGCGGAGCGGTTCTTTCACAAGTATGCCGACCTGGATGCCATCAAGGCCGATGGCGCGAACGTGGTGAACATCCACCACGCGACGCCAATCAATCCGTGGATCAACTATCCGTTCCTTGAAGCCAAGGCCATGCGCGAGTACGTCGATGCGGCGCATCAGCGCGGCATCAAGGTCAAGATCTACGACACGGTGCGTGAAGTCTCCGATCGTGCTCCCGAGCTGCCCATGCTCGAGTCACTCGGGCATGAGGTGATCAGTGCCGGCAAGGGTGGCGGTTTCTCGTGGTTGCAGGAGCATCTGGATGGCGACTACATCGCCGCCTGGCATGTTCCTGAGAATCGCGATGCGGCCGTGATCAATGCCGGCCAGAGCCGCTGGCACAACTACTACATCGAAGGCCTCGACTGGCTCGCGCGCAACGAAGGCATCGATGGCCTGTACCTGGACGATGTCGCCTACGATCGCACCACGATGAAGCGCGTGCGCAAAGTGCTGCAGGCACATCGCGCCGAACCTTTCATCGATCTGCACTCGGCCAGTCAGTACAACCCGCGCGACGGCTATATCAACAGTGTGCTGCTCTACATGGAGCTGATGCCGTACATCGATCGACTGTGGTTCGGCGAAGAGTTCGATTACGAGAAGACCTCGGCCAACTACTGGCTGACCGAGATCTCAGGCATTCCGTATGGCCTCATGGGTGAAATGCTCCAGCACGATGGCAATCCCTGGCGCGGCATGCTGTTTGGCATGACCAATCGCCTGGGCTGGTCCGAGGGCAGCGATCCGCGGCCGCTGTGGAAGGCATGGGACGCATTCGGCATCAGTCAGGCGCAGATGATCGGCTGGTGGGTGCACGACACACCGGTCAGGACAGACCGCAAGGACGTGCTGGTGACCAGCTACGTACGCAAGGGTAAGTCGACGTTGCTTTCCATCGCGTCGTGGGCTCCGGAGAAGGTGGGCGTCAAGCTCGACATCGATTGGAAACAGTTGGGCCTGGACCCACGCAAAGTGAAGCTCAACGCGCACGCGATCGACGCGTTTCAGCCGGAAGCGAGCTTTGCGCCAGGAGCCGCGATTCCCGTCGAGCCCGGCAAGGGCTGGTTGATCACGGTGGAGCCCGCGGGCTGATCGCAGCGGCACATCCCGTCCCTTCTCCCTGTCGGGGGAGAAGGGTGCACGGGGTGCCTGAAGCAACGACATCACGCCCCCTCAACGCCCGGCGCTTCTCCATCCACTATTCTTACGCGCGGCGCCCGGCCCGGGTGCAAGCGCGAGAACAGTTCCATGGTGCGACGTGACGAGTTGGCGGTGAGCGCAGCAGACGATTACATCCGTCACGGCACGCCCCTCTTCAGGCGCACCAATCTCGCCCTGTTCGCGGCGGGTATCGCCACCTTCGGCTTGCTCTACTGCATCCAGCCGCTCATGCCCGAGTTCAGCGCGGACTTCCATGTCAGCGCGGCCGCGAGCGCCTTGTCGCTCTCCCTCACGACGGGGGTGCTTGCCTTTGCCATGCTGATTGCAGGCGCGATCTCGGATGCCTGGGGTCGCAAGGTGGTGATGACCGTATCGCTGGTCGCCTCGTCCTTGCTGGTGCTGGCGACGGCCATGGTGCCCGACTGGCACATGCTGCTGATCCTGCGCACCTTGCTGGGTTTGACGCTGAGCGGTTTGCCGGCGGTCGCCATGACCTATCTCAGTGAAGAGATGCATCCGGACTCCATCGGTCTGGGCATGGGTCTCTACATTGCCGGCAATGCGATCGGTGGCATGGGTGGCCGTCTGGTGGCCGGCGTGCTCGCCGATTTCGTGGGATGGCGCGCGGGTGTTGCGACGGTTGGCGTGATCGGGCTCGCGTCCGGCCTGGTGTTCTGGGTGAGCCTGCCGCCGTCACGCCATTTCACCGTGCAGGCCCTCGATCTCCGCACGTTGCATGCCCGCTTCACCGGCGCCTTTCGAGACCCTGGTTTGCCGTGGTTGTTTGCGGAAGGTTTCCTTCTGCTCGGTGCGTTCGTTACCGTCTACAACTACATCGGCTACCGCCTGCTGGCGCCGCCGTACAACCTCAGTCAGGCGATTGTCGGCCTGATCTTCAGCGTGTATCTCATTGGCACGTTCAGTTCGGCCTGGATGGGGCATCTGGCTGGCAAGCTGGGCCGCCGCAAGGTGCTCTGGACGACCTTTGCGCTGATGCTGGTTGGCGTGATGATGACCATGGCGCAATCGCTGTGGCTGATCGTCCTGGGCATCGTCGCGGTGACGTTCGGGTTCTTCGGCGGCCATTCCATCGCCAGCAGCTGGGTCGGGCGACGCGCGGGAGCAGCGAAGGCGCAGGCATCGTCGATGTACCTGTTTTCGTACTACATGGGATCAAGCCTGGCCGGTGCGGGTGGTGGCCTGTTCTACGCCTCGCACGGGTGGCCTGGCGTGGCGCTGTTCGTGGGTGCGCTGGTCGTTGCGGGACTTTTGATTTCGTGGCGCCTGTATCAGCTGCCACCGCTGCCAGGCCCGCCGTCGCCGGGCACCGAGCCGGTGCTTCCGGAGATGTAAGCATGGCCTGGCGGTGTGGCACCGCCAGGCCATGCGTGTCGGTCAGTGGGGCTTGAGCGCCGACTGCACGTGCGACACGTCGCCGTCGTTCGTTGCCGGCTGGATGCCGAGGATGCGCGTCATCATCGGGTAGATGTCCACGTTGTCGACATCAGGCAGGTTCACGCCGCTGCGGAACGCCGGACCGTGCGCGATAAACATGGCGCGCATGTTCGGATCCTGGTTGTCGTAGCCGTGGTCGCCCAGCGAGACGCTGCCGTCCTTCATGCGCTTGGCCATGTAGGCGTTCGTGGTGATGCGCCAGCCGGTCTGTGCGAGGCACACTACCTGCGGCACGCGTGCATTGCTGCCGTACTGGAATCGGGCAGGCACGCTCGCCTTGTCCCAGCACTGCATGTGCTCGTGCGGCTGTACGAGCTTTGCCTTGACGCGTTCAAAATCGAATCCCGGCTTGGGATTGAACCCGGCCAGCACGCCAAGGCTGACCTGCTGCACGTGATCGAGCGTGATGATCTGGTCGATCATGACGCTGTTCTTCACCGGCGTGGCCGCCATGCCATGGTCGGACACGACAACGATGTTGATCGCGTCGAGCATCTGGCGCTGCTTCAGTCCAGCAACGAGCCGCGCCATGGCCGTATCGACGATGCCCAGTGCCTCGTTGACTTCCTTCGAATCCGGCCCATGGCTGTGGCCGGCGTGATCGACGTCGTCGAAGTAGAGCGTCAGGAAGCCCGGGCGCTCGCTGGGCGGGAGGTCGAGCCATGCAAGCACCTGGTCGACGCGCTGGTCGGCCGTGATCTTGCCGTCGTAAGGAAGCCAGTGATCGGGGCGATAGCCGTGGATGTCAGCCTCGCTGCCCGGCCAGAACATCGTTGCCGTGTGCAAGCCCTGGCGGCCCGCCGATTCCCAGATGGGGGTCCCTTCGGCCCACCAGTTGCCATCCGCAGCCGCCTTGCGGTTGCTGAGGCTGAAATTGCCCAGCCTGGGGTCGGACATCGTGTTGTTGACGATGCCGTGGTGATCCGGGCGAAGGCCCGTCACGATGGTGTAGTGGTTGGGGAAGGTCAGCGACGGAAACGACGGAATCAGCGCCGAGGCCTTCACGCCATCCTTCGCCAGCGTGGCAAGCGTGGGGCTCAGGTGCCGGTCGATGTAATCGGCGCGATAGCCGTCGATCGAGATCAGCAGCAGCGGCGTGCGCGCGCCTGCGGTGGCGGTCTGGACGGGGGCGGGCGGTGCGGTAGCCGGCGTCGGCGCCTGGGTGGCACACCCTGAGCTGAACGCGATAACCGCACTCAGCGCCAGGCGAAACGGGATTTTCATGCGCGGATCCATATCATTTCAGAGAGCAATCCGAACATGATCGCGCAGACATATGACCATTACATCTCTTTACGGGTCGGGCCGGTTGTGGTTGTCCCTTGCGATGGTGCTGGCTCTCGCTTCACCCGCCATGGGCCAGCAGACCACGCAGCCGCCCAGGCCACCGGCCAACAGCACGGCCGCCAATAATGCCGCCGCCGTCCAGCAGGCCCAGCGCACCTATCAGGCGCAGCAGGCTACGCAGCAGGCCCACGTGCTGAATCAGTTGCAGAAGAATCAGGTGCAGGAGCAGCAACGCCAGCGCCAGGCCGCCGCCGTCGCTCGTCCGTATGCGAACGATCCTGCGGCGATGAATGCCATCAACGCCGCGGATCAGGCCCAGCGCGACCGCTTCGATGCCAACCAGCGCGACGCGGTGGATCGCTATCGAAGTGCCGTGGGTGTCACCCCGGCGGTCGTGCCGACGCAGCAGCCGAAGAAGCCGCCCGCGTCGCCACAAAAGGTGCCGCCGTCTCAGCCATGACGCTGATCAGCGCGAGGCGCCGAACAGGTCGCCACGTGCGATGCGGTCCTCCAGTGACAGCAGGTACTGCTTGGTCGGCAGTCCGCCGCCGAAACCGGTGAGGCTTCCGTTGCTGCCGATCACGCGATGACAGGGCAGCACGATCGGGATCGGATTGCGTCCGTTCGCGGCTCCGACCGCGCGCATCGCTTGCGGCTGTTCAATGCGTCGCGCCAGTTCACCGTAGCTGATGGTGCTTCCGTACGGGATGCGTGCCAGTTCGTGCCACACGCGCAGCTGGAACGGCGTGCCTTCGGGCGAGAGTGGCAGGTCGAAAGCCTGGCGCTCGCCGGCAAAATAGTCTTCGAGCTGCTCGCGCACGAACGCAACTTTCGATGCATCGCGCACCCAGGCAGGCGACGCCTGCTTGGGATGCCTCTCGCGCTCGAACCAGATCTGCCGCACGCCGTTTTCATCCACGATGAGTCGAAGCTGGCCCACGGGGCTGGGCATGTAGTCGTACCAGATCATCGTTGTCCCTTCGTCGCGGCTTTGGCATGCGCCGCATCGCTGGCGTTGCGCCACAGATGCATCACCGCATAGGCGCGCCAGGGGCGCCAGGATTCGGCGAGTGTGGTGAGGGCTTTCGTGCTGAGTTCGGCACCACCGGCGGCGGCTTCGCGTCGCAGGATCAGGTCGGCGGCAGGGAAGGCATCGGGGTGGCTCATGGCGCGCATCGCCATGTAGTGCGCCGTCCATTCGCCGATGCCTGCAAGCTCCACCCAGCGCGCTACGAATTCGTCGAGCGGCTGCTCATGGCGAAAATCGATGCGTCCGTCGAGCAGGGCGCGCGCCACGCCGCGGACCGTATTCGCGCGCGCGCTGGTCAGGCCCAGTTCGCGCAAGTCGACATCGACCAGCGCATCCGGGCCGGGAAAAAGCCGTTCGAGTCCAGCCGGAAGACTCGTTGCAATCGGCGTGCCGTAACGCTGTGCAATGCGCGCGGCCAGCGTGCGAGCCGCCGCCACGCTGACCTGCTGACCGAGGATGGCCCGGACCGCGATCTCAAAGCCATCCCATCCCCCGGGCAGGCGAAGGCCCGGGCGTCGGGCATGCAGCGGTTTCAGCACCTGGCTCTGGCCGAGCACGTCGCCAATGTTGAGCGGGTCGGCATCGAGATCGAACATGCGTCGAAGTTTCGCCACGATACCGAGCATCATCGCCGGTCGCGGGCAATGCAGCTGCAGTTGAAGCGCATGCTCCTGGCCGGGCCAGTGGGTGAGTTTCAGCCAGCCCGGCGCATTGCCGGGGCCAAAGACGCGCGCATAGCTCGTGTCGTCAACGGCTTCCACGCCTGGCAGCGCGCGTGTTCGCAGAAATCCCAGGATGGCGTCGAAATCGTAAGGGGGGCGATAGTTCAGTCGCAGGGTCAGCGCGTCGCTGGCGGCGCCTCTCGGATGCCGGCGCATGTCACGGGGTGGCATGCGATTGGCCAGCTGAAAGGCCGCATTGAACCGACGCAGGCTGCCAAAGCCCGAGGCGAGGGCCACATCCGTGACGGGAAGATGCGTTTCGGTCAGTAGTTGCTTGGCGAACAGCAGGCGCCGCGTAGTGTGAACCGCCATCGGTGGCGCACCCAGTCGTTCTACGAAGATCCGTCGCAACTGCCGTGCACCCAGTCCCACGCGGGCGGAAAGGTCCTCCATCGAGCCCTCATCCAGCACACCCTGATCCATCAACTTCAGCGCCCGCGCGATGACGTGGTCGCCGCGCTGCCAGATGTCATTGCCCGGGGATAATTCCGGACGGCAGCGGAGGCAGGGGCGAAAGCCATCGGCTTCGGCCGCCGCCGCGCTCGCGTAATAACGTACGTTCTGCGGCTTGGGCGACGGGGCGGGGCAGACCGGGCGGCAGTAAATGCGTGTGCTGGTGACGGCCGTGAAGAACAGTCCGTCGAAGCGGGCGTCGCGGCTCAGGCGGGCCTGGTCGCAGATGCGACGGTCGGGGACGTCGGTGTGGGCGGTTTCCATAAAGACAGCCTAGCACCGGGTTTCCGGATGTACTCGCCGTTTTCGGACATCAATGGCCCGACCGGTTTGCCGCACTGCAATTAGCCTACTTTGCGGCGCGCGCCCATAATCGGGAGCTTGTCTCCCGCTGTTCAGGACCGCCTATGAATGCCCCGACACGCATCGATACCACCCGCACCATCCGCGCTCCCCGCGGCAGTGAGCTGAGCTGCAAGAGCTGGCTGACCGAGGCGCCGTTCCGCATGCTGCAGAACAACCTCGATCCCGAGGTGGCGGAGAACCCGGCCGAGCTGGTGGTGTACGGCGGTATCGGGCGCGCGGCACGCAATTGGGAATGCTTTGACGCGATCCTGCGGGCACTGCGCGACCTCAACGACGACGAGACGCTGCTGATCCAGTCCGGCAAGCCGGTCGGTGTCTTCCCCTCGCATCCCGATGCGCCGCGCGTTCTGCTGGCCAACTCCAACCTGGTGCCGGCGTGGGCCAACTGGGAGCATTTCAACGAGCTCGATAAGAAGGGACTGATGATGTACGGCCAGATGACGGCCGGTTCGTGGATCTACATCGGCTCCCAGGGCATCGTGCAGGGCACGTACGAAACCTTCGTCGAAATGGGTCGCCAGCACTACGGCGGTAACCTCGCCGGCAGATGGATTCTGACGGCCGGCCTGGGTGGCATGGGCGGTGCGCAGCCGCTCGCGGCATCGCTGGCTGGCGCGTGTTCGCTCAACATCGAATGCCAGCAGAGCCGCATCGATTTCCGATTGAAAACCCGCTACGTCGACGAGCAGGCAACGGACATCGATGACGCGCTTGCGCGCATGGCCAAATACACCGCGGCAGGCGAAGCGAAATCCATCGCGCTGCTCGGCAATGCCGCCGATATCCTGCCCGAACTCGTGCGCCGCGGCGTGCGGCCGGATGGCGTCACCGATCAAACGAGCGCGCACGATCCGGTCAACGGATACCTGCCGTCGGGCTGGACGGTCGAGGAGTGGTTCGAGCGTCGAAAGAGCGATCCTGCGGGCACGGCCAAAGCCGCGAAGGCATCGATGCGCACGCACGTCGAAGCGATGCTCGCGTTCCAGAAAATGGGCGTGCCGACCTTCGACTATGGCAACAACATCCGCCAGATGGCGAAGGACGAAGGCTGCGCGAACGCCTTCGATTTCCCGGGTTTCGTACCGGCGTACGTCCGTCCGCTGTTCTGTCGTGGCGTTGGCCCGTTCCGTTGGGTGGCACTTTCCGGCGATCCGGAAGACATCTACAAGACCGACCAGAAGGTGAAGGAGATCATCGCCGATGACCCGCACCTGCACCGCTGGCTGGACATGGCGCGCGAGCGCATCAGCTTCCAGGGCCTGCCGGCGCGCATTTGCTGGGTTGGCCTTGGTCTTCGCCATAAGCTGGGCTTGGCGTTCAATGAGATGGTTCGCAACGGTGAGTTGAAGGCGCCGATCGTGATCGGTCGCGATCACCTGGACTCCGGTTCGGTGGCCAGCCCGAACCGCGAGACCGAAGCCATGAAGGACGGCAGCGATGCGGTCAGTGACTGGCCGCTGCTCAATGCCATGCTGAACGTTGCTGGCGGCGCGACATGGGTGTCGCTCCACCATGGTGGCGGCGTTGGCATGGGCTACTCGCAGCACTCCGGTGTCGTCATCGTCTGCGATGGCAGCGAAGCGGCCGATCGACGACTGGCACGTGTGCTCTGGAACGACCCGGG belongs to Dyella terrae and includes:
- a CDS encoding multidrug resistance efflux transporter family protein — translated: MRSTALAAVGLALCSALFFTFTYVLNRSFVAGGGHWAWAGVLRYLMTLPLLAIVLPFQGGLGDLPRELRTFPRQWLVWSSVGFVLFGVPLTWAAGSGPSWLIAGSFQTTVLAGPLMAPLIYRDERAHLAWRSLAIGGLIVAGVFALQWGHAGGHLSVGDWLAVSAVVVSAFAYPLGNRMLLLHLEKTGTTLTALQRVFGMTLCSWPLWLVLAGVTWWCVGPPGWREVMLAGGVALSSGVIATVLFFRATDMVRSEPTSLAAVEAMQAAELLFATLMGVVLLGESRPHGFAAIGAVLIVVGIALFGWMSGRSAAGHAREVRAMRTDRGA
- a CDS encoding methylated-DNA--[protein]-cysteine S-methyltransferase, producing the protein MIWYDYMPSPVGQLRLIVDENGVRQIWFERERHPKQASPAWVRDASKVAFVREQLEDYFAGERQAFDLPLSPEGTPFQLRVWHELARIPYGSTISYGELARRIEQPQAMRAVGAANGRNPIPIVLPCHRVIGSNGSLTGFGGGLPTKQYLLSLEDRIARGDLFGASR
- a CDS encoding MFS transporter, giving the protein MVRRDELAVSAADDYIRHGTPLFRRTNLALFAAGIATFGLLYCIQPLMPEFSADFHVSAAASALSLSLTTGVLAFAMLIAGAISDAWGRKVVMTVSLVASSLLVLATAMVPDWHMLLILRTLLGLTLSGLPAVAMTYLSEEMHPDSIGLGMGLYIAGNAIGGMGGRLVAGVLADFVGWRAGVATVGVIGLASGLVFWVSLPPSRHFTVQALDLRTLHARFTGAFRDPGLPWLFAEGFLLLGAFVTVYNYIGYRLLAPPYNLSQAIVGLIFSVYLIGTFSSAWMGHLAGKLGRRKVLWTTFALMLVGVMMTMAQSLWLIVLGIVAVTFGFFGGHSIASSWVGRRAGAAKAQASSMYLFSYYMGSSLAGAGGGLFYASHGWPGVALFVGALVVAGLLISWRLYQLPPLPGPPSPGTEPVLPEM
- a CDS encoding ectonucleotide pyrophosphatase/phosphodiesterase codes for the protein MKIPFRLALSAVIAFSSGCATQAPTPATAPPAPVQTATAGARTPLLLISIDGYRADYIDRHLSPTLATLAKDGVKASALIPSFPSLTFPNHYTIVTGLRPDHHGIVNNTMSDPRLGNFSLSNRKAAADGNWWAEGTPIWESAGRQGLHTATMFWPGSEADIHGYRPDHWLPYDGKITADQRVDQVLAWLDLPPSERPGFLTLYFDDVDHAGHSHGPDSKEVNEALGIVDTAMARLVAGLKQRQMLDAINIVVVSDHGMAATPVKNSVMIDQIITLDHVQQVSLGVLAGFNPKPGFDFERVKAKLVQPHEHMQCWDKASVPARFQYGSNARVPQVVCLAQTGWRITTNAYMAKRMKDGSVSLGDHGYDNQDPNMRAMFIAHGPAFRSGVNLPDVDNVDIYPMMTRILGIQPATNDGDVSHVQSALKPH
- a CDS encoding glycoside hydrolase domain-containing protein is translated as MLVQRSAWVMMGVLLAAPMVLSAQTDGVHLRWDAQAFGNHRYLVKVSAAERAVAVTLPWRRRDVHPEQVAVIVTGPDGKVVGNVLRGVIDQAQGQLVFEASQPGTYAIYYQPYVSNGRSNYPTVTYAKPAETADAGWARKVGKRWDKLPKAEVLRYEAVDDFDAYTLMERTATPQELQALLAKHANQAMLLFPETRDNSVRMFDAIPERWAQRGAGGAFSDTALRGEYLSFQVGVWAPERALSNVTATFTALKGPSDAEIPAQALTSFNLGGVDFTGKPFTTRVDVAKGRVQPLWMGVDVPADAHPGVYRGEVTIAAEGVPAQVVPISVTVGDGQAVAHGDDDPFKLTRLRWLNSTLAQDDTLVKPFTAITADKGTLGILGRQITLGANGLPAQMATRFDERMTGFNKQWQPMLASPMAIVVQDASGKHALNASTGALPKVVQDGPGKVHWQSEGQAGALRSELTGTLEADGTLTLAVTLTATQAATLDDIRLELRPRNDIARYQLGLGRQGELAPASYDWKWDVQKNQDGAWIGTVNAGLEFHLRDENYQRPLNTNFYHQQPLRMPTSWSNGGQGGIRLRAGQGSYAIDAFSGARSMKAGESLHYDIVMRVTPFKTIDPSKHFAERFFHKYADLDAIKADGANVVNIHHATPINPWINYPFLEAKAMREYVDAAHQRGIKVKIYDTVREVSDRAPELPMLESLGHEVISAGKGGGFSWLQEHLDGDYIAAWHVPENRDAAVINAGQSRWHNYYIEGLDWLARNEGIDGLYLDDVAYDRTTMKRVRKVLQAHRAEPFIDLHSASQYNPRDGYINSVLLYMELMPYIDRLWFGEEFDYEKTSANYWLTEISGIPYGLMGEMLQHDGNPWRGMLFGMTNRLGWSEGSDPRPLWKAWDAFGISQAQMIGWWVHDTPVRTDRKDVLVTSYVRKGKSTLLSIASWAPEKVGVKLDIDWKQLGLDPRKVKLNAHAIDAFQPEASFAPGAAIPVEPGKGWLITVEPAG
- a CDS encoding sensor histidine kinase encodes the protein MSPFRTSLFWRLLVWFFVVNLLVLVLGGFLTRRLIEYTTEVEINWVSLAQGANEAFDRGGQSGLEKWRNDQRQDGIDATLYENGNALVPMRLPPTVRASLPEWLASGHELVTQPYPRLYLAVQNVTGADGKPRQLVALSRTHVRLAPQARQQIFLAIQFGLSLVMIGFVGWWVARSVARPVEALRDAARRITAGELSARVGPRGQKGPGELSALSGDFDAMAERIEALVAHDRAVLQDLSHELRSPLARLQLILDLAQRSRGDVSAPYFLQAEQEIERIDRMTGEMLALSRLEAGIPGLERDKVLLADVVRECVERAELDASAHQVQVKIDLDESVQVFGNVPLLERAVGNLLANAIKFSPKQGVVDVIVRKAGGRAEVSVKDQGPGVPEGELEQLFRPFFRGSNAARAEGHGLGLAIVRRVAQVHDGDIIASNMADSGLAVRLNLPLA